The following proteins are co-located in the Halarcobacter sp. genome:
- a CDS encoding acetyl-CoA carboxylase biotin carboxylase subunit → MAEIKKILIANRGEIVQRAIRTIREMGKKSVAIYSIGDKNAAYLKHADEAICIGDVKSIDSYLNIPAIITAAEITGCDAIFPGYGFLSENQDFVEICRLHNIKFIGPSVEVMEKMADKSKAKDEMIKAGVPVVPGSDGAVHSVEEGKEVADEIGYPIMAKAAAGGGGRGMRLIKNPADFEQLFMAASSEALAAFGDGTMYLERFINNPRHIEVQVIGDSHGNAIHIGERDCSLQRRHQKVIEESPAILLNDETRAKLHGVAVKATKYLKYEGAGTFEFLADDKQNIYFMEMNTRLQVEHPVSEMVSGMDIIEWMIKVAEGEKLPAQEEIQFNGHAIEVRITAEDSNTFLPCPGKVKQWFVPGGRNVRVDSHVYAGYDVPPYYDSMIGKLIVWGRDREKAINIMKRALNEFEVEGIKTTIPFHKKMMENKDFISNNYDTKYLEDYKGLDSI, encoded by the coding sequence ATGGCAGAAATTAAAAAAATTCTAATTGCTAATAGGGGAGAAATAGTTCAAAGAGCTATAAGAACTATTAGAGAGATGGGTAAAAAATCTGTTGCTATTTATTCTATCGGAGATAAAAATGCAGCATATTTAAAACATGCTGATGAAGCGATATGTATTGGTGATGTTAAATCAATCGATTCATATTTAAATATCCCTGCAATTATTACAGCAGCTGAAATTACTGGTTGTGATGCAATTTTCCCAGGTTATGGTTTCCTTTCTGAAAATCAAGACTTTGTTGAAATCTGTAGATTACATAATATTAAATTTATTGGACCATCTGTTGAAGTTATGGAAAAAATGGCTGATAAATCTAAAGCAAAAGATGAGATGATTAAAGCTGGTGTACCAGTTGTACCTGGTTCTGATGGTGCAGTTCATTCCGTAGAAGAGGGTAAAGAAGTTGCTGATGAGATTGGGTATCCAATTATGGCAAAAGCTGCTGCCGGTGGTGGTGGTAGAGGAATGAGACTTATTAAAAATCCTGCGGACTTCGAACAACTATTTATGGCAGCTTCTTCTGAAGCCTTAGCTGCATTTGGTGATGGTACAATGTATTTAGAAAGATTTATCAATAATCCTAGACATATTGAAGTTCAAGTTATTGGAGATTCTCATGGAAATGCAATCCATATTGGGGAAAGAGATTGTTCTTTACAAAGAAGACACCAAAAAGTTATTGAAGAATCACCAGCAATTTTATTAAATGATGAAACAAGAGCAAAACTTCATGGTGTAGCAGTAAAAGCAACTAAATATTTAAAATATGAGGGTGCGGGAACTTTTGAATTCTTAGCTGATGATAAACAAAACATCTACTTTATGGAGATGAATACAAGACTTCAAGTTGAACACCCAGTATCTGAAATGGTATCTGGTATGGATATTATTGAATGGATGATTAAAGTAGCAGAGGGTGAAAAATTACCTGCACAAGAAGAGATTCAATTCAATGGACATGCAATTGAAGTAAGAATTACTGCAGAGGATTCAAATACATTCTTACCTTGCCCAGGAAAAGTTAAACAATGGTTTGTTCCTGGTGGAAGAAATGTAAGAGTTGATTCACATGTTTATGCTGGCTATGATGTACCACCATATTATGATTCAATGATTGGTAAACTAATTGTATGGGGTAGAGATAGAGAAAAAGCTATTAATATCATGAAAAGAGCTTTAAATGAGTTCGAGGTTGAAGGTATTAAAACTACAATTCCTTTCCACAAAAAAATGATGGAAAATAAAGATTTTATCTCAAATAATTATGATACAAAATACTTAGAAGACTATAAAGGTCTTGATAGTATCTAG
- a CDS encoding DEAD/DEAH box helicase: MTFNDFSFKEKLQKAILDAGFKEPSPIQRDAIPVVLSGKDIVGQAHTGTGKTAAFGLPIINMMEGNKEVEAVVIVPTRELAMQVSDELFRFGKHLSINTATVYGGQSYSRQLKHIANAGIVVATPGRFLDLLRDKKIVINPSYVVLDEADEMLDMGFLDDIKEIFTYMPSTRQTLLFSATMPNAIKALAKTILVEPEFITITKSEITNSKITQTYYVVDEHERDDALIRLYDFKNPDKSIIFCRTKKEVDRLSTFLVSQGFSAKGLHGDMEQRQREEAINSFKKGKLEVLIATDVAARGLDVNDVSHVFNYHLPFDSESYVHRIGRTGRAGKDGMAVSIVTPHEFKMLQKIQKDTGGKLEAKVIPNINSVKEKKTDSLKSKIIEQKIYDSGINIVESLKEEYDLTTIAHKLASILTNDTYVKGNNYIGKSQIDIERLIERLKNDKGDRSNRNRRGGYSNSRGRNNNRRRNSSGGDNRKSSRSRRG; this comes from the coding sequence ATGACTTTTAATGATTTCAGTTTCAAAGAGAAATTACAAAAAGCGATTTTAGATGCAGGTTTTAAAGAACCAAGTCCTATTCAAAGAGATGCGATTCCAGTTGTTCTGTCGGGAAAAGATATAGTTGGACAAGCGCACACAGGTACAGGAAAAACTGCTGCTTTTGGTTTACCAATCATAAATATGATGGAAGGTAATAAAGAAGTAGAGGCTGTTGTAATTGTACCAACAAGAGAACTTGCAATGCAAGTTTCAGATGAACTTTTTAGATTTGGTAAACATTTATCAATAAATACGGCAACAGTTTATGGGGGTCAATCATATTCTAGACAGTTAAAACATATTGCAAATGCAGGAATAGTTGTAGCTACACCAGGTAGATTTTTAGACCTTTTAAGAGATAAAAAAATTGTGATTAACCCATCTTATGTAGTTTTAGATGAAGCTGATGAGATGTTAGATATGGGATTTTTGGATGATATCAAAGAGATATTTACATATATGCCATCTACTAGACAAACTTTACTTTTCTCTGCAACAATGCCTAATGCAATCAAGGCTTTAGCAAAAACAATTTTAGTTGAACCAGAGTTTATAACTATCACTAAATCAGAGATTACTAACTCAAAAATTACTCAAACATACTATGTTGTTGATGAGCATGAAAGAGATGATGCATTAATTAGATTATATGATTTCAAAAATCCTGATAAATCAATTATCTTCTGTAGAACAAAAAAAGAGGTTGATAGATTATCTACTTTCTTAGTATCGCAAGGTTTCTCAGCAAAAGGACTACATGGTGATATGGAGCAAAGACAAAGAGAAGAGGCTATTAACTCATTTAAAAAGGGTAAATTAGAGGTTTTAATTGCTACTGATGTTGCAGCAAGAGGTCTTGATGTAAATGATGTATCTCATGTATTTAACTATCATTTACCATTTGATTCTGAATCTTATGTTCACAGAATTGGAAGAACAGGTAGAGCAGGTAAAGATGGTATGGCTGTATCAATTGTTACGCCTCATGAGTTCAAAATGTTACAAAAAATACAAAAAGATACAGGTGGAAAACTAGAAGCAAAAGTTATTCCAAATATTAATTCAGTAAAAGAGAAAAAAACTGATTCTCTTAAAAGTAAAATAATTGAACAAAAAATTTATGATTCAGGTATAAATATTGTTGAATCTTTAAAAGAAGAGTATGATTTAACTACTATTGCACATAAATTAGCATCTATTTTGACAAATGACACTTATGTAAAAGGTAATAATTACATTGGTAAATCACAAATTGATATTGAAAGACTTATTGAAAGACTTAAAAATGATAAGGGTGATAGAAGTAATAGAAATAGAAGAGGTGGTTACTCAAATTCAAGAGGTAGAAACAACAATAGAAGAAGAAATTCTTCAGGTGGTGATAATAGAAAGTCATCAAGAAGTAGAAGAGGGTAA
- a CDS encoding inorganic phosphate transporter gives MDIQTLDTIDRATEKTLPSFAKFSLALLFVVIVFIWSYASHGAMHNNMFLVIGAVFGAYMAMNIGANDVANNVGPAVGSKAMTLMWAIIIAAVFEAAGAFIAGGDVVKTIKKGIIDPALISNPEVFIWAMTAALLSAALWLNFATSIGAPVSTTHSIVGGVMGAGIAAAGFSIVSWGTMGKIAASWIISPILGGVIAAGFLFFIKKKIMFKKDLITSAQKFVPILVAVMSWAFSTYLILKGIKKIIKLDFFTATILGVIFAIIVYILVKPIIAKASQKIKNDREGVNTLFTIPLIFAAALLSFAHGANDVANAIGPLAAINDAVTSHAISSKVGIPFWVMAVGAVGLAIGLALYGPKLIKTVGSEITELDQVRAFSIAMAAAITVIIASQLGLPVSSTHIAVGGVFGVGFLREWLDSSEAKFISDTRKKFKKDKKLLESYEEELIKLEDLEKKNKSDYVRIAELYKAIDEKIEQVKEDKREFKTAKRVKYVKRDAVKKIIAAWVITVPAAAFLSACVFFMIKGFMAS, from the coding sequence TTGGATATTCAAACTTTAGACACAATAGATAGGGCTACAGAAAAGACCTTACCTTCTTTTGCTAAGTTTTCATTGGCATTGCTTTTTGTTGTAATAGTTTTTATTTGGAGTTATGCATCTCATGGTGCAATGCATAATAATATGTTTTTAGTTATTGGAGCAGTATTTGGTGCTTACATGGCTATGAATATAGGTGCAAACGATGTTGCTAATAATGTAGGACCAGCAGTTGGTTCTAAGGCAATGACTTTAATGTGGGCAATTATTATAGCTGCTGTTTTTGAAGCTGCTGGAGCTTTTATTGCTGGTGGGGATGTTGTTAAAACTATTAAAAAAGGGATTATTGACCCTGCTTTAATTTCAAATCCTGAAGTTTTTATTTGGGCTATGACGGCTGCCTTATTATCAGCAGCTTTATGGTTAAACTTTGCTACTTCTATTGGTGCACCTGTATCAACTACTCATTCTATCGTTGGGGGAGTAATGGGTGCAGGAATTGCTGCTGCTGGATTTTCTATTGTATCATGGGGAACAATGGGGAAAATTGCTGCTTCTTGGATTATTTCTCCTATTTTAGGTGGAGTTATAGCAGCAGGCTTTCTTTTTTTTATTAAGAAAAAAATCATGTTTAAAAAAGATTTGATTACTTCTGCGCAAAAATTTGTACCAATATTAGTTGCAGTTATGAGTTGGGCTTTTTCAACATATCTTATTTTAAAGGGTATTAAAAAGATAATTAAATTAGACTTTTTTACAGCAACTATTTTAGGTGTAATTTTTGCTATAATCGTGTATATTTTAGTAAAACCAATAATAGCAAAAGCTTCGCAAAAAATAAAAAATGATAGAGAAGGGGTAAATACTTTATTTACAATACCTTTAATCTTTGCAGCTGCACTATTATCTTTTGCCCATGGTGCAAATGATGTTGCAAATGCAATTGGACCTTTAGCTGCTATCAATGATGCTGTTACAAGTCATGCAATCTCATCAAAAGTTGGTATTCCATTTTGGGTTATGGCTGTTGGAGCAGTAGGTTTAGCAATAGGTTTGGCTTTATATGGTCCAAAACTTATCAAAACTGTTGGTTCTGAAATTACAGAACTTGACCAAGTTAGAGCATTTTCTATTGCTATGGCTGCTGCTATTACTGTTATTATTGCAAGTCAGTTAGGTTTACCTGTTTCTTCTACTCATATTGCTGTTGGTGGGGTATTTGGTGTAGGATTTTTAAGAGAGTGGCTGGATTCTAGTGAAGCTAAGTTTATAAGTGATACTAGAAAAAAATTTAAAAAAGACAAGAAACTTTTAGAATCTTATGAAGAAGAGTTGATTAAGTTAGAAGATTTAGAGAAAAAAAATAAATCAGATTATGTAAGAATTGCTGAATTGTATAAAGCAATTGATGAAAAAATTGAACAAGTTAAAGAGGATAAAAGAGAGTTCAAAACAGCAAAAAGAGTTAAATATGTAAAAAGAGATGCTGTTAAAAAGATTATAGCTGCTTGGGTTATAACAGTACCTGCTGCTGCATTTTTATCTGCTTGTGTGTTCTTTATGATTAAAGGTTTTATGGCTTCTTAA
- a CDS encoding AEC family transporter, translating into MIKYSFLKEYFIEALLSVATIYLFIIIGFIYKKVFQSQVNERSFVLLNLYFLQPILIFWGLTRAKLNENFLISPLIYFVAIFITLAISFIYAKKLFKQKPQDKSVFLACSLVGNTGNLGIPLGIALFGEASVPYTSILNIANVFFIYIFSVYFFAGDKFKFINAIKEIIKIPAIHVTVIAIAYNYFDFTLNEDFDKLFTMGAYAAIVMQLVVFGIFMSQVKIKTANWSLSINVVLFKHIVLPLIGLFVILYFNIDPFIGSIIFLELIVPLAVNNVNLASLYNCKPVDTTFSILISSITFIVLIYLYILIIHTFFGI; encoded by the coding sequence TTGATAAAATACTCCTTTTTAAAGGAATATTTTATCGAAGCATTATTATCTGTCGCAACAATTTATCTTTTTATTATAATTGGTTTCATTTATAAAAAAGTATTTCAAAGCCAAGTAAATGAAAGAAGTTTTGTTTTACTTAATCTATATTTTCTTCAACCAATACTTATTTTTTGGGGATTAACGAGAGCTAAATTAAATGAAAATTTTTTAATCTCTCCACTTATATATTTTGTAGCAATTTTTATAACATTAGCTATTTCATTTATTTATGCCAAAAAACTATTTAAACAAAAACCACAAGATAAATCGGTGTTTTTAGCATGTTCTTTAGTTGGAAATACTGGAAATTTAGGTATCCCTTTAGGTATAGCTTTATTTGGTGAAGCTAGTGTACCTTATACCTCTATTTTAAATATTGCAAATGTTTTCTTTATCTATATATTTTCTGTTTACTTTTTTGCTGGGGATAAATTTAAATTTATTAATGCAATTAAAGAGATTATAAAAATACCAGCAATTCATGTTACAGTTATTGCAATAGCTTACAACTATTTTGATTTTACTTTGAATGAGGACTTTGATAAACTGTTTACTATGGGGGCATATGCAGCTATAGTTATGCAGTTGGTTGTCTTTGGTATATTTATGTCTCAAGTAAAAATAAAAACAGCGAATTGGAGTTTATCTATAAATGTAGTATTATTTAAACATATAGTATTGCCATTAATAGGTCTTTTTGTAATTTTATATTTTAATATAGATCCTTTTATTGGTTCTATTATATTCTTAGAGTTAATTGTACCTTTAGCTGTAAATAATGTTAATCTAGCTTCTTTATACAATTGTAAACCTGTAGATACTACATTTTCTATTTTGATTAGCAGTATTACATTTATAGTTTTAATATATTTATATATTTTGATTATTCATACTTTTTTTGGGATTTAA
- the asnB gene encoding asparagine synthase (glutamine-hydrolyzing), with product MCGILGTNFYSNNFKEALENLNNRGPDFNSHLEVGGANFGHTRLSIIDLYEEANQPMVFDDILIVFNGEIYNYKELIEEEKLICKTSSDTEVIIRLYQKYKEDFLNKLNGMFSFCIYNMKEKSFFCARDRYGKKPFFYYFKENKFIFSSSINSIIKILGTTPSINKVAISQYMQYFVPLEDNTFYKDINALEASYYMVFDGKTITKKRFYKINTYKKIKDEKEALLGIEELLFKSVESRLVSDVEVGSLLSGGIDSSLISALYSKITNKRINTFSIGYKEYKNYCELDYAKITSKHINSLHTPVEIGKDDFINNLEDTIEALEQPHGDSAAIPLNILTKKIHSLGIKTVLSGEGSDELFLGYDNYAKFLKYYEFEKTLSDEQNSFLDSIISALQNNTKESEYLRRIIKKQNLYNSFGEVFTDIQKKKLFKKVPTFKSDSPKKDPVDWMSYIDLKIWLGEALLSKVDRISMRNSLEVRTPFLDYRLVNYMFSIDSNIKVGDTNKYLLKKIASKYIPNEIINRTKKGFNSPFNEWIHEEYKDSILELILRVNKNTNFFNDEYLKQIYELSKKRKFKQHLWSLFVFSKWYDKIYL from the coding sequence ATGTGTGGTATTTTAGGTACAAATTTTTATTCAAACAATTTCAAAGAAGCTTTAGAAAATTTAAATAATAGAGGTCCAGATTTTAATTCCCATTTAGAAGTAGGTGGGGCTAATTTTGGACATACTAGGTTATCTATTATTGATTTATATGAAGAAGCTAACCAACCAATGGTTTTTGATGATATTTTAATTGTATTTAATGGTGAGATTTATAATTACAAAGAGTTGATTGAAGAGGAAAAACTTATTTGTAAAACCTCTTCTGATACAGAAGTTATAATTAGATTATATCAAAAGTATAAAGAGGATTTTTTAAATAAATTAAATGGTATGTTTTCATTTTGTATTTATAATATGAAAGAGAAAAGTTTTTTTTGTGCAAGGGATAGATACGGTAAAAAGCCATTTTTTTATTATTTTAAAGAGAATAAATTTATCTTTTCTAGTTCAATTAATTCTATTATAAAAATACTAGGAACTACTCCAAGTATAAATAAAGTTGCTATATCTCAATATATGCAATATTTTGTTCCCCTTGAAGATAATACCTTTTATAAAGATATAAATGCATTAGAAGCTTCCTATTATATGGTTTTTGATGGTAAAACAATAACAAAAAAGCGTTTTTATAAAATTAATACATATAAAAAGATTAAAGATGAAAAGGAAGCTTTACTTGGTATTGAGGAGTTACTTTTTAAAAGTGTTGAATCAAGATTAGTATCTGATGTAGAGGTTGGAAGTTTACTTAGTGGTGGTATTGATAGTTCATTGATATCTGCTTTATATTCTAAGATTACAAATAAAAGAATAAATACTTTTTCAATTGGATATAAAGAGTATAAAAACTATTGTGAGTTGGATTATGCAAAGATTACTTCAAAACATATAAACTCTTTGCACACTCCTGTAGAGATAGGAAAAGATGATTTTATAAATAATCTTGAAGATACAATAGAGGCTTTAGAACAACCCCATGGAGACAGTGCTGCAATCCCTTTAAATATATTAACAAAAAAAATACATAGCTTGGGTATAAAAACAGTATTAAGTGGGGAAGGAAGTGATGAACTGTTTTTAGGTTATGACAATTATGCAAAATTTTTAAAATATTATGAGTTTGAAAAAACTTTATCTGATGAGCAAAATAGTTTTTTAGATTCAATAATCAGTGCTTTACAAAATAATACTAAAGAGAGTGAATATTTAAGAAGAATTATTAAAAAACAAAATCTTTATAATTCATTTGGAGAAGTTTTTACAGATATTCAAAAGAAAAAGTTATTTAAAAAAGTTCCAACTTTTAAATCTGATTCACCCAAAAAAGATCCAGTTGATTGGATGAGTTATATAGACTTAAAAATATGGTTAGGTGAGGCTTTATTAAGTAAAGTTGATAGAATTTCGATGAGAAACTCTTTAGAGGTTAGAACACCTTTTTTAGATTATAGATTAGTAAATTATATGTTTAGTATTGATTCAAATATAAAAGTAGGGGATACTAATAAATATTTATTAAAGAAAATCGCATCAAAATATATACCTAATGAGATAATTAACAGAACAAAAAAGGGCTTTAATTCCCCTTTTAATGAATGGATTCATGAAGAGTATAAAGATTCTATCTTGGAGCTAATTTTAAGGGTAAATAAAAATACAAATTTTTTTAATGATGAGTATCTAAAACAAATATATGAATTGTCCAAAAAAAGAAAGTTTAAACAACATCTATGGTCACTTTTTGTTTTTTCTAAATGGTATGATAAAATTTATTTATAA
- a CDS encoding ribonuclease HI — MNNNKVQLKEVVMFTDGSCLDNGRNGTGGYCALLQTPNKKHQKIIKGSELDTTNNRMEITAIIEGLKAIKKPSRVTVYSDSNITVRAINEWLEGWIRKNFRKVANVDLWKEYLEVSAKHQVKAIWVKAHSGIYENELVDDIARSEAIKLHSNRGVHYGY, encoded by the coding sequence ATGAACAACAATAAAGTACAACTAAAAGAAGTTGTGATGTTTACTGATGGCTCTTGTTTAGATAATGGCAGAAATGGAACTGGAGGATACTGTGCATTACTACAGACACCAAACAAGAAACATCAAAAGATAATTAAAGGTAGTGAGTTAGATACTACGAACAATCGTATGGAAATAACAGCTATCATTGAAGGACTAAAGGCAATTAAAAAGCCTTCAAGAGTTACAGTCTATAGTGACTCAAACATTACTGTAAGAGCTATTAATGAATGGCTTGAAGGTTGGATAAGAAAGAACTTTAGGAAGGTTGCTAATGTAGACCTTTGGAAAGAGTATTTAGAGGTATCAGCTAAACATCAAGTTAAAGCTATATGGGTTAAAGCTCATAGTGGTATCTATGAGAATGAACTTGTAGATGATATAGCTAGAAGTGAGGCTATAAAGTTACATAGTAATAGAGGTGTTCATTATGGATACTAA
- a CDS encoding tyrosine-type recombinase/integrase: MSTVLSYLKSSTNGFFKYRRRTPKPLEEIIGAREVVKALGTNETQAITKAIKLNNLINEAVELSKIQSIPKETIVELLKSELKLTTKKTKEQKKKLSYFIKLYLEQSNVTYKEYRYREYFFNEYLPLLMEVLFKKRDLDIEELTYDKLLKIRTLFMKLPSRNFYKYRVVNQLELVSKVNKGTLKIAKEHLLSEDTINKNLKRIKSLLFFAKELNCYSHNIPKTLVINRKGDTSSRGEKAILTKDDLEIVFSHTNDDLKYLYEVSYYSGMRRSELYKCNIVDYEGVLCFDLKNITEKLKTSSSYRLIPIHSKLLYRINEFKNIIENTKADWISNSFSRLVKRSFKDTKGKSLYSLRHTFATNLIANKVNPEVISELMGHSHSTMTMSRYVKGYPIETLREAIECL; the protein is encoded by the coding sequence ATGAGCACTGTCCTATCATATTTGAAGTCATCAACTAATGGCTTTTTTAAGTATAGAAGAAGAACCCCTAAACCACTTGAAGAGATTATAGGTGCAAGAGAAGTAGTTAAAGCACTAGGTACAAATGAAACTCAAGCTATTACTAAAGCAATTAAACTTAATAACCTTATCAATGAAGCAGTTGAATTAAGTAAGATACAGTCTATACCTAAAGAGACTATTGTAGAGCTACTAAAGAGTGAACTAAAACTAACAACAAAGAAAACTAAAGAACAGAAAAAGAAACTATCATATTTCATTAAGTTATATCTTGAACAATCTAATGTGACATATAAAGAGTATAGATATAGAGAGTATTTCTTTAATGAATACTTACCATTACTTATGGAGGTTTTATTCAAGAAAAGAGATTTAGATATAGAAGAACTTACTTATGACAAGCTCTTAAAGATAAGAACATTGTTTATGAAGCTACCTAGTAGAAACTTTTATAAGTACAGAGTTGTAAATCAACTAGAATTAGTCTCAAAAGTCAATAAAGGAACTCTAAAGATAGCTAAAGAACATTTACTATCAGAAGATACAATAAACAAGAACCTAAAGAGGATAAAGTCACTACTATTTTTTGCAAAAGAACTTAATTGCTATAGTCATAACATACCTAAAACACTTGTAATCAATCGTAAAGGGGATACCTCATCAAGAGGAGAGAAAGCAATACTAACAAAGGATGACCTAGAGATAGTCTTTAGTCACACTAATGATGACCTTAAGTATCTATATGAAGTATCTTATTACTCAGGGATGAGAAGGTCAGAGTTGTATAAATGTAATATAGTAGACTATGAAGGTGTTTTATGCTTTGACCTAAAGAACATTACAGAAAAACTAAAGACAAGTTCAAGTTATAGACTTATACCTATCCATAGTAAGTTACTTTATAGAATAAATGAGTTTAAGAACATTATAGAGAATACTAAAGCTGACTGGATTAGTAATAGTTTCAGTAGATTAGTTAAGAGGTCATTTAAAGATACTAAAGGTAAGTCTTTATATTCCCTAAGACATACATTTGCTACTAATCTCATAGCCAATAAAGTTAATCCTGAAGTTATATCTGAGCTTATGGGACACTCACACTCTACAATGACTATGAGTAGATATGTTAAAGGTTACCCTATTGAAACCCTTAGAGAGGCTATAGAGTGTCTATAG
- a CDS encoding TRAP transporter substrate-binding protein DctP: MRLLLKITILVSLLFSFSNAKRVYKLKMATTWGPTLSPLYDAAENMAKLAEELSNGEIKIRVDAANKHKSPFGVLDMVKGGQYDLGHSASYYWKGKDIATLPFTSMPFGLTAPEQYAWFYEAGGLELMQKVYTKHGVLSFPGGSTGVQMGGWFRKEIKSLDDLKGLKMRIPGFAGEIMAKLGVQVTNIAPGELYTSLERNNIDALEWVGPSMDIKMGFHKIAPYYYTGWHEPASEMHFIVNKRVFDKLPAHLQKVLTVSMRLAAYDMYIQNYDMNATAWEKMKKDYPNIQVKTFPKPVMDAMKKANQELRDELSAKSPLLKEVLDSQDAYIKKVREWSKMSDYLYLKDNI; encoded by the coding sequence ATGAGATTACTTCTCAAAATTACAATACTTGTTTCACTATTATTTAGTTTTTCTAATGCAAAAAGAGTTTATAAATTAAAGATGGCAACTACTTGGGGACCTACTTTATCTCCTCTTTATGATGCTGCTGAAAATATGGCAAAACTTGCTGAAGAGTTATCTAATGGTGAAATTAAAATCAGAGTTGATGCTGCAAATAAGCATAAGTCACCATTTGGTGTTTTAGATATGGTTAAAGGTGGTCAGTATGATTTAGGACACTCGGCATCTTATTATTGGAAAGGTAAAGATATTGCTACTTTACCATTTACTTCAATGCCATTTGGTTTGACTGCACCTGAACAATATGCTTGGTTTTATGAAGCTGGGGGTTTAGAGCTTATGCAAAAAGTTTATACTAAACATGGTGTATTATCATTCCCTGGTGGAAGTACTGGTGTACAAATGGGTGGGTGGTTTAGAAAAGAGATTAAATCACTAGATGACCTAAAAGGTTTAAAAATGAGAATTCCTGGATTTGCTGGAGAGATTATGGCTAAATTAGGTGTTCAAGTTACTAATATTGCACCAGGAGAACTTTATACCTCTTTAGAAAGAAACAATATTGATGCTTTAGAGTGGGTAGGCCCATCTATGGATATTAAAATGGGATTTCATAAAATTGCACCATATTATTATACTGGTTGGCATGAACCAGCTTCTGAAATGCATTTCATTGTAAATAAAAGAGTTTTTGATAAGTTACCAGCTCATTTACAAAAAGTTTTAACAGTTTCGATGAGATTAGCAGCTTATGATATGTATATTCAAAACTATGATATGAATGCTACTGCTTGGGAAAAAATGAAAAAAGATTATCCTAATATTCAAGTTAAAACTTTTCCAAAACCTGTAATGGATGCTATGAAAAAAGCTAATCAAGAACTTAGGGATGAATTGTCTGCTAAGTCACCATTATTAAAAGAGGTTTTAGACTCTCAAGATGCTTATATAAAAAAAGTTAGAGAATGGTCTAAAATGTCTGATTATCTTTATTTAAAAGATAATATCTAA